The DNA window AGATCCACCTCCTCAAGGGTGAGGTCACCTTCCTCAGCCAAGCCGATCACCCGATACCCAGACGATTTCAAGGTTTCAAGGGATCGATTGAGATTGACGACCCGAGCAACGGGTAAGTGCTCAAGGGCACCGGCAGCAACCTTGGCGACAGACCCCGTCAAGCCAGCACTTCTTCGCTGAGGGAGAACCACGCCATGCGCTCCGAGCGCTTCAGCTGAACGCACAATGGCGCCCAAATTATGGGGATCGGTCAGACCATCGAGGGCTAACAACAACGGGGCCTCGTCCAAGGCACTGCATCCCTTCACCAAATCCCCGAGGTCGAAGGTTTCAGCTGCGGCCGTTTGCAAAACAATGCCCTGATGCACAGCGCCACCGGTGAGCTGGCCAAGCCTGGCCCAGGTGACCTCCTCCACCAACACTCCGGACGATTTGGCATCTCTGAGCAGCTGAAGGAATTTCGAAGCACTGCGCAGCTCAGAGGTGCACCAAATGCGATGAATGGGCCTGCCTGCCTCTAGCGCCGCCTGAGTGGCATGACGCCCCCAGAGCAAATCATCGGCCACGGCCTCTGGGGCATGAGGACTCGACTCCCCCCGGGGCTTGTCATCCAAACGTGGGGAAAATCTTTTACCGCCACTCCCACCCTGACCACTCCCAGCCTGGCCACGACGCTCAGCAAAACGTGCTCGACGCTCTCCGTAAGAACGGTCAGAGGAGCGACGATCAAAAGACGGACGGCGATCCGTTGAGCCCGAATCCTTGAAGCGACGATCGGAAAAACGCTGATCGCTGAAAGAGCCTTCAGGCGGACGACTGTCAGAAAACCGGTCTGAGGAGGAGCGATCCGTCAACGACCGATCCCCGCTTGCACGATCGGAGGAACGATCAGAGGAGCGATCGAAGGAAGGGCGGCGGTCACTGGCGCTTGGATCTTTAAAGCGACGCTCTGAAAAACGGCGATCGGAAGGCCGTCTGTCAGAAGACTGTCGGTCAGAAGGCTTTCGCTCGGAGGGCTTTCGGTCGGAAAACTGTCGGTCCGAGGGTCTTCGATCGGAGGAGCGGCGATCAAAAGCCGGTCGACGATCCGTTCCATAGGCGTCGCCAGAACGACGTTCTGAGAAGCGCCGATCCGACGGGCGACGGTCACTGGAACGTCGGTCGCTGCTTCCGTTTTCAGGACGTCCCCCCCAGCTGTCATCTCGATCGCGACGGATGGGTGGTGATCCATCACGAAACGGACGCCGACCGCGTGAACCTGAGCCGCTGCCAGAGCCAGAGGGGGGGCGGCGATCGAATCGTGAGCTCATAGCAGGGGTGGTTATTACAGGACGGTGTCGGTCTCCTCGAGTCGATCCAAGAGCTGCGCAAGCCGCGCCGGATTCTGCAAAAAGAGCCAGCCAATCATTGTCTCAAATCCCGTTGCTCTTCCATAGACACCAGCATCAGCACGCTTGGGTCCCCGGCCAGCCCGATTGCGTCCACGCCTTACGTAATCGCGTTCTTGGTCGGTCAAAAATGGCTCAAGTTTCTCTAACGCAGCGGCTTGTGCATCAGCACGAACGAGAGACACAACGGCTTGGTGTAAGTCCTGAGATCGACCTGGAGTTTTGCAAAATCTCAGTCGATGATGCAGTTCCCAAACAGCATCCCCCAGCCAAGCGAGCTGTAACGATCCAAGATCACGCTCAGGCTCTTGGGGCAACTGAGAACGAATCCAGTCACTCAAGTTGCAAATTGGCTAACAGCCTTATCCAGATCTTCCACGAGGTGGAGAAATTCCTCAAGTCGCACCAACTTGACGGTTTGAACAACGCGGGCATTGCCAACAACGGCAAAACGTCGTTTGGAGTCTTTGCATTGCTTGGCAAATTGAACAAGAACGCCCAAGCCAGAAGAGTCGAGAAAATCAACCTTGACGAGGTCGATCACGGCCGGGGACTTATTCGTTTTCAGCACATCAGTCACGTAGGTCATGAACTGACTCTCGGAATAGGCATCAAGCTGACCGGTGAAATGAAACACCACACAGCCACCCTTTTGCTCGAAGCCACCCCGAAGCGAAACGGTTAATCGCTGCAGTTCAGTAATGGGACCAATCCCCCGGAATTCTGTTGCGATAAATACTAGGGAGATTGGCTCCTTCTCACCACGATCTGATCTCGAATCAACGGCGATCAGCCATCAGGCCCGCAAATCGGGCGAAATGATGATCTGCATCGTGGGGGCCTGGACTGGCTTCAGGGTGATATTGAACGCCAAACACCGGTTGATTCCGATGGGCCAAGGCCGCCACGGTGCGGTCGTTCAAGTTGAAATGCGTCACCTCTACTTGGTCCGCAGGCAAGGACGCTGCATCAAGAGCAAAACCGTGGTTTTGGCTCGTGATTTCCACCTGACCAGTGCTGCCACAAGGGTGGTTGAGGCCACGATGGCCGTAGGCCAACTTGAAGGTTGTGCCCCCGAGGGCCAATCCCAAAATTTGATGCCCCAGGCAGATCCCAAACATCGGCAGCTGCCTGTGCTCCAGAAGATTCCGGGCCAGGGTGATGCCCGATTGCACAGCCGCTGGATCACCAGGTCCGTTGGACAGAAAAACACCTTCAGGCTCGTAGGAGAGCACGGTCTTGATATCGGTGTTACCGGGCAAAACGGTTAGGTCACAGCCGTGGCTAACCAGTCGTTCAAGAATCGCCCGCTTGATCCCGAAATCAATGGCTACAACCCGATAAGGGCGCTCAGGACGCGTTTGGAACCGTTGATCAAACGGGACGCCGCAGGGCTTCGTCCACTTGTAGGCGGTTGGGGTCGACACCTGGTCAGCCAAGTTGAGCCCCTCCATCGAAGGGGCTTGCTTGAGTTCCTCTAAAAGCTCAAGAGCTGGGCGACCATCGCTGCTGATCACGCCGTTCATGGGGCCCAATTCGCGTAGGTGCCTCACCAGAGCTCGGGTATCCACGCCGTGAATTCCGATCACACCGTTTTGCTCCATCCATTCAGGAAGGGATTGTTGACTGCGCCAGTTGCTCGCTTGAGGGGCCAGTTGCCTCACGATCAAGCCCCGGGCGTGAGGTTGATCCGCCTCTTGATCATCTGAATTGACACCCGTATTGCCGATCTCCGGATAGGTAAAGGTGATCAGCTGACCTGAGTAACTGGGATCGGTCAGGACCTCTTGGTATCCCGTCATTCCGGTGTTGAACACCACCTCGCCGATCACGCTGCCGCGCTGACCACAGGCAAAGCCCTCGAGAACCGTGCCGTCCTGCAGGACCAGACGCGCTGTGAATGGGTTAAGAGCGGTCATTAGCAGAAGCGAGTGTCAGCCATGGCCTCTTCATTCTTCC is part of the Synechococcus sp. WH 8016 genome and encodes:
- a CDS encoding ribonuclease III domain-containing protein, whose translation is MSDWIRSQLPQEPERDLGSLQLAWLGDAVWELHHRLRFCKTPGRSQDLHQAVVSLVRADAQAAALEKLEPFLTDQERDYVRRGRNRAGRGPKRADAGVYGRATGFETMIGWLFLQNPARLAQLLDRLEETDTVL
- the carA gene encoding glutamine-hydrolyzing carbamoyl-phosphate synthase small subunit translates to MTALNPFTARLVLQDGTVLEGFACGQRGSVIGEVVFNTGMTGYQEVLTDPSYSGQLITFTYPEIGNTGVNSDDQEADQPHARGLIVRQLAPQASNWRSQQSLPEWMEQNGVIGIHGVDTRALVRHLRELGPMNGVISSDGRPALELLEELKQAPSMEGLNLADQVSTPTAYKWTKPCGVPFDQRFQTRPERPYRVVAIDFGIKRAILERLVSHGCDLTVLPGNTDIKTVLSYEPEGVFLSNGPGDPAAVQSGITLARNLLEHRQLPMFGICLGHQILGLALGGTTFKLAYGHRGLNHPCGSTGQVEITSQNHGFALDAASLPADQVEVTHFNLNDRTVAALAHRNQPVFGVQYHPEASPGPHDADHHFARFAGLMADRR
- the rlmB gene encoding 23S rRNA (guanosine(2251)-2'-O)-methyltransferase RlmB, giving the protein MSSRFDRRPPSGSGSGSGSRGRRPFRDGSPPIRRDRDDSWGGRPENGSSDRRSSDRRPSDRRFSERRSGDAYGTDRRPAFDRRSSDRRPSDRQFSDRKPSERKPSDRQSSDRRPSDRRFSERRFKDPSASDRRPSFDRSSDRSSDRASGDRSLTDRSSSDRFSDSRPPEGSFSDQRFSDRRFKDSGSTDRRPSFDRRSSDRSYGERRARFAERRGQAGSGQGGSGGKRFSPRLDDKPRGESSPHAPEAVADDLLWGRHATQAALEAGRPIHRIWCTSELRSASKFLQLLRDAKSSGVLVEEVTWARLGQLTGGAVHQGIVLQTAAAETFDLGDLVKGCSALDEAPLLLALDGLTDPHNLGAIVRSAEALGAHGVVLPQRRSAGLTGSVAKVAAGALEHLPVARVVNLNRSLETLKSSGYRVIGLAEEGDLTLEEVDLDGPLVIVTGSEGQGLSMLTRRHCDQLIRIPLRGVTPSLNASVATALCVYEVARRGWMKGLKGQNPSPRITRPQLAGSALATAPASAEPGDAPISDPSPEQPASQQPASQQPASPQTSVQPSDQLSEQLSEQALEQSSEQSSEEGSEGSVVNLDLGRESEMSGPDAFAVSIDL
- a CDS encoding STAS domain-containing protein, translated to MQRLTVSLRGGFEQKGGCVVFHFTGQLDAYSESQFMTYVTDVLKTNKSPAVIDLVKVDFLDSSGLGVLVQFAKQCKDSKRRFAVVGNARVVQTVKLVRLEEFLHLVEDLDKAVSQFAT